A part of Gambusia affinis linkage group LG21, SWU_Gaff_1.0, whole genome shotgun sequence genomic DNA contains:
- the LOC122824364 gene encoding C-C chemokine receptor type 1-like isoform X3, translating to MTSINSSSDSRNFTGVPVELCRRDDDNKVRANLSYIYYFMFVFSVITNLLVVVIIYWFEKLYTVINILLLNLVASSLIFMSSLPFLAVYMQKAEWIFGSAMCKIVMSVYYLDCSTERTKTSYQPSR from the exons ATGACATCAATAAACTCCAGTTCTGATTCCAGGAATTTCACAGGAGTGCCTGTTGAACTGTGTAGAAGGGATGATGATAACAAAGTGCGAGCAAATCTGTCTTACATTTACTACTTCATGTTTGTCTTCAGTGTTATCACCAACCTGCTGGTTGTGGTCATCATCTACTG GTTTGAGAAGCTGTACACTGTGATCAACATCTTGCTGCTGAACCTGGTGGCGTCCTCCTTGATCTTTATGAGCAGCCTTCCCTTCCTGGCCGTCTACATGCAGAAAGCTGAATGGATTTTTGGCTCAGCTATGTGCAAGATCGTCATGAGCGTCTACTACCTGG ATTGCAGTACAGAACGGACCAAAACGAGTTATCAACCCAGCAGGTGA
- the LOC122824364 gene encoding C-C chemokine receptor type 1-like isoform X2: MTSINSSSDSRNFTGVPVELCRRDDDNKVRANLSYIYYFMFVFSVITNLLVVVIIYWFEKLYTVINILLLNLVASSLIFMSSLPFLAVYMQKAEWIFGSAMCKIVMSVYYLGFYNCSTERTKTSYQPSR, translated from the exons ATGACATCAATAAACTCCAGTTCTGATTCCAGGAATTTCACAGGAGTGCCTGTTGAACTGTGTAGAAGGGATGATGATAACAAAGTGCGAGCAAATCTGTCTTACATTTACTACTTCATGTTTGTCTTCAGTGTTATCACCAACCTGCTGGTTGTGGTCATCATCTACTG GTTTGAGAAGCTGTACACTGTGATCAACATCTTGCTGCTGAACCTGGTGGCGTCCTCCTTGATCTTTATGAGCAGCCTTCCCTTCCTGGCCGTCTACATGCAGAAAGCTGAATGGATTTTTGGCTCAGCTATGTGCAAGATCGTCATGAGCGTCTACTACCTGGGTTTTtaca ATTGCAGTACAGAACGGACCAAAACGAGTTATCAACCCAGCAGGTGA
- the LOC122824364 gene encoding C-C chemokine receptor type 8-like isoform X1, with protein sequence MTSINSSSDSRNFTGVPVELCRRDDDNKVRANLSYIYYFMFVFSVITNLLVVVIIYWFEKLYTVINILLLNLVASSLIFMSSLPFLAVYMQKAEWIFGSAMCKIVMSVYYLGFYSSVFFLTLLTFDRYLTFVHFMPVVHIRSRRNAIISCAVVWVISGLACVQPMTLHGAFDHNGTKHCEEFAHTGHMNGEKLKKSGFYIQLFVFLILPLVVIIFCYARIVVTIKKSQSGTKFHAVRVIFMIVVLFFICWIPFNIVELLHYEYVSALGCEDKKKLGYALHVTRNMAYIYFCVSPIFYTFVGKKFQNHFKQLLVKCFPRLQDHISVNASTTTTRT encoded by the exons ATGACATCAATAAACTCCAGTTCTGATTCCAGGAATTTCACAGGAGTGCCTGTTGAACTGTGTAGAAGGGATGATGATAACAAAGTGCGAGCAAATCTGTCTTACATTTACTACTTCATGTTTGTCTTCAGTGTTATCACCAACCTGCTGGTTGTGGTCATCATCTACTG GTTTGAGAAGCTGTACACTGTGATCAACATCTTGCTGCTGAACCTGGTGGCGTCCTCCTTGATCTTTATGAGCAGCCTTCCCTTCCTGGCCGTCTACATGCAGAAAGCTGAATGGATTTTTGGCTCAGCTATGTGCAAGATCGTCATGAGCGTCTACTACCTGGGTTTTtacagttctgttttctttttaactctgCTAACATTTGACCGTTACCTTACTTTCGTACATTTTATGCCAGTAGTACATATAAGGAGTCGACGCAATGCTATCATTTCCTGTGCAGTGGTGTGGGTGATCAGTGGTTTGGCTTGTGTCCAGCCAATGACTCTCCATGGTGCCTTTGATCATAATGGCACTAAGCACTGTGAGGAGTTTGCTCATACTGGTCATATGAATGGAGAGAAGCtcaaaaaatctggattttatatTCAGCTTTTTGTCTTCTTGATCCTCCCTCTGGTTGTTATCATATTTTGTTATGCTAGGATTGTGGTCACCATTAAAAAATCCCAATCAGGTACTAAATTTCATGCAGTTAGGGTGATATTTATGATTGTAGTGTTGTTCTTCATCTGCTGGATCCCTTTTAACATTGTAGAACTCCTGCATTATGAATATGTGTCTGCTTTGGGCTgtgaagataaaaagaaacttgGTTACGCTCTTCATGTCACCCGCAACATGGCGTACATTTACTTCTGCGTCAGTCCAATCTTTTATACATTTGTAGGAAAAAAATTCCAGAACCATTTCAAACAGCTGCTGGTGAAATGTTTCCCAAGATTACAAGATCATATTTCTGTCAACGCAAGCACCACAACAACAAGAACTTAG